The window TTCTCTTTTCGCGTATCAGGCTTTCTTTGGATGAAAGAAAAAATAGACCATTCACCCCGTTGATTTCAGATAAAACAACATCAGGGCCCAAAGAAATGAACTCTGATTTTGCAAATGAACGGTTTAGATCTATCGAATCCAAATGCATGGGGTCTGGTGAATTCAGACGAAAAAGGTCACCGGAGTTGAGAATGGTTATATCGCCATCCACAGTTTGGTGTATTTTTTCTATCAACTTTTTATCTTGTGCCATGTCATAGAGGACATACACGGTTCCCATATGTTTTTCCAGGTGCATCACCGGAGCTGAAAACCACCAGATGAATTGTAATCTGTTCCCCTCATTCCAAACTTTACCCTGGGGCAAGCCGGCAGCAGCAAAATGAATCGCCTTTTTAGATATTTTAGCATATTTGTCCGGAAAGAATGTTTTTTCCCCGGACTTTTTCACAAAATAATAAACCCCGTCACGGGATGGATAAAATTGTGTCACCCTTTCCTTCAATTGCGATTTGGCGCCAAGCATTAATGTCACCCGGATGGTATTGTCAAAACTGAGATTTTTTAATATGTCTTTTATATCCGCAATCCGGTTATTTAAAATAATTTCGACTTGCCCCCGTTGGGCGCGCAGTTTTTGGTGGAACTCCGATTCGACTCTTGTATCGAAATATATATGCAGGGCTGCCAGGATAACAACGACGGATAGTGTAACAAGAATAACATAAGTGGCTATCAGGTATGACGAAAAACGTTTTTGATTCTTAGGATTCAATGGCTTTCCCTAAAAAAAGTACAACCTTGAATTAATAATCATTTTATAGTACGGTCTTATTATACAATAAAACAACTAAGACTCAATAGAAAATATCGGTAGAGGCAAACCACTTCAATTGATTGAATAATTACCCTTAGGTCATCCATCATGCATCAAAGCTGTAAATAAGTTTGCCTAAGCGGAGGACACGGATTGTGATGAAAAAAAAAGGAAATCACAAAGGCATATTGGATTCAATGATGCTAGCTGCAATTTTTATAGCCACCGCTTACTGGATCCTTGATTCTATTCTGAATATATTCTTTTTCAATAAATATAATATTATTGCTGAACTGATCGGAGCGGATTTATACAACATTTATATTCGAGTGGTTGTTTTATGCCTTTTCGTCATCTTTGGTTCCCATGCTCAGGCATCCATAAACAAGTTCAGGAAAACTGAAAAATCTCTGAAGGAAGGAGAGGAGCGATACCGCACCTTGTTCGAATATAACCCTATCGAAACAATTACCGTTGATCATGATGCCCGGGTAACCGGTTATAACCTGGCAAAGATTAACTCCGGTGACAAGGTGCCTCAAATTGGGGATATCATGTACAAAGACTATGCCGGAAAACACAACATTGACATGTATAATGAGTTAATGGAGTGCATCAAGTCTAATATATCCAAAGAGTTTCCCGAACAAAAATATAATGGCAAATTTCTTTATATCAGGATAGCGCCTTTTTCAAAGGGCGCTATCATCACAGCCCTTAATACTACCAAGCAAAAACAGCTTCAAACTCAACTCCAGCAGGCAAAAAAGATGGAGGCCATCAGCACCTTGGCAGGCGGCATTGCACATCAGTTTAATAATATTTTAAGTGGAATAACCGGCAATACAGAACTGTTACAGATAGAATATGATAATGATAAAAAAATCAAAGAATACAGTGAACGTTTATTCGGTTTAACCCGCCGCATGACCGGTTTAACCAGTCAGTTACTGGCCTATGCAAGGGGTGGAAAGTACCAGGAAAGACAGTTATCAGTGTGCCAGTTGGTGGAGGAAACACTCCCCTTAATCAAACATAGCATGAACCGATCAATAAAAGTGGTTGCCAATCTGGAAAAGGATATTCCACTTATTAAAGCCGATGTGACTCAATTGCAAATGGTTTTTTCTGCGGTAATGAGCAATGC is drawn from Thermodesulfobacteriota bacterium and contains these coding sequences:
- a CDS encoding response regulator, with translation MKKKGNHKGILDSMMLAAIFIATAYWILDSILNIFFFNKYNIIAELIGADLYNIYIRVVVLCLFVIFGSHAQASINKFRKTEKSLKEGEERYRTLFEYNPIETITVDHDARVTGYNLAKINSGDKVPQIGDIMYKDYAGKHNIDMYNELMECIKSNISKEFPEQKYNGKFLYIRIAPFSKGAIITALNTTKQKQLQTQLQQAKKMEAISTLAGGIAHQFNNILSGITGNTELLQIEYDNDKKIKEYSERLFGLTRRMTGLTSQLLAYARGGKYQERQLSVCQLVEETLPLIKHSMNRSIKVVANLEKDIPLIKADVTQLQMVFSAVMSNAAEAIEKSGTIRVAVQRKDVDDKYAAQHPGLKVGQYIRLTVEDDGKGLDNESKERIFEPFYSTKLQGRGLGMAASYGAIVNHGGWIEIDSEPDKGAVVSIYLPVSSDAEVISLRDEKEIAEISTGNETILIIDDEEEVLETSCLALEHLGYKVLTANTGMEAINIVEAASENIDLAIIDIGLPDIRGDIVCQRIQELQPKIKVVVSTGYMVEDITDDFKIKAQSFIQKPFSMSEMAMKLKQALNDK